In a single window of the Neospora caninum Liverpool complete genome, chromosome VIIa genome:
- a CDS encoding putative AT hook motif-containing protein, producing the protein MAPRAALEPHTVAPGVQEGARATEVTADPCAPSTQSTRVGPKVEFSFAVRFRKRSSLEALRFALALQRESPPVATLPLSLSSTDPRDLRAFAGALGQACWDHPVSPHLEEDRDSLLPFQVEMALPFPGRAERPGMCMSSLTDLATPCASPLHTCAPAPETSGPAALCRQAHGSPRRESAQVSPFLSKQIRFLSPPSKSRSARALSPPGDFDGALLPPPHPASFFDAFPFAAQRDRERSRNLSPSGPPGGSAGSRNAQPCASDGPETRRGVLDSPAALHTGSGCEGGCAGEQTRLVCIARAPGRSPADPTLSDGPEKASTVGEGVGQKRETGLSLETAQGRSSWTRILYSSDELPETPSVAAVPGDFQRGLGDGSAPFSLMKRTLPVLAGAQTRTEDPVAFPRTACSDAQGCLDLGLLPQAMSSVVTDLCVDKGPRTLRSPLFSVYTVPESLRGNAQRRSTNPHHDASQTRPAAFSPSGTSSQLAAQPNARHPSEDRPASHAGASVDAPGRNLKGGMELAVGDGGNVAVDTPSYKGDPVLSFSGSPGSASPGLASIPPHTAQPSPLPSASLPTPPKPLGQGFPILHRALLPSASAQAQPAGENRRAAGDGLRGSPHAQSLAGNLSVAKDPCEASARPQPDLEATAWSRSPEGGQQAVPVSPSPAVSPVYVTSGAFAQVTLPKAPDGPDAHEKAGAPAFSPRGTDTPACVPAATADPQTAAGSGVCTVPEAGERGAGGRLRAQGLGHAAAGMRLDQGEMEVEDPEPSPTAPGGARASRRRQTGRVGAHLQTREEGGEDKGDDCDVTRERKRGRPRKSSRRPVDSPAEADERETKSVDDPANPGPVPSLETLLPNAGRPGFPDRGPTLAFGIPAGSPPSKSGQRPAPMPALSSRMAPGEEQEARLLSGPARCPAPASARPDASLPAVPYLLATRSTADRRTEEQSCAGHGAELSPPACQSPSCGSAGRLSREKRSGPDEGQGDCAASSVARLPGCGHDASDSRKRAKAESADAGADAPTASRACERRREDDRATAQTRGMPLNANRVEEAAARGRTAEAEATTALPDGAAGRRTREEAHDSRAGEGQRAARNEGAERQDTGVSPWASLQACGVRASLEAAGQGETGAGVETRLAGAPRIGEKEPRLMPSGPGAFSEEGDACMDLFANGEGESRVATRLPGWNVCTCAAQTGQAAGEGFETALLAQSELAHTSREHEGRFSVSAATLVSHLPALHAEAAERAAVELRDAQMLSLSDAFSDSGIPPSRVTGNRLGSSDACGPAGSSGSVENSAKTEVGPERKGDGEKMDRGEQAGGVSSPVSSSPGNAFRCLQRSADSPGAHSSATLPTVLGAVRSSPSRLPPSPTHCSLLETAAPGASAAPWASPMLPPWACDASGDSPHARSGGSEETDFEDSQEQEPERGCGLLGGAPSSLGDSSRRLSPESGKCRELPASAAETGDAPCPSRKRRACVQREDHGSRAVRRRSGKREARPDGGRSSQTGHQHGGDASLASEVTAGRLVLGELDEAQSNCDSPTEEAPTGCADARCCDVVSQPRLMHVAQEPVAECPSTASLLCRHPACALSSDGDGSAHGGVLERDRLGNRREERSRHRGSVGTSSRTRVASLTGSRESCRGAASGTEEETPSCSDSGAPGDSDPATRDRGDSASVEGATALSSLPASGRHRKTKLADCEGDTRVKRRGITLRSGGMASEAQPEDGSVGAAGIAATGESRLREGDRELQMSMDACTWSPDASVFGKLTALPCVPRCLEGATPSPTFQCAQGLAQSGTAELGDRPGPTGEAAAAAFVGCLVDGAAEGAREKSPSSAGSPFATASVEPSTADCTPVGRDPLELGTETQSVKALEELSRSVGTREPGPDSGGGRSKSPASRAASPGVRQSPDCVAKSGETPAARHVAASLPCLPSPSSAWPGPGDPETGEDEGAQRLKASDLEPVPPRPGSLGPRAAGPQPVSGGACYPSALCCLPRSAAVFMGANGTPALNSQASPFLGVDRETNAVQGACTWVHRDEGKHARDLPSLESMETTAGSGSEEPKAAEGRPVAGLPGVFPTGCEAYTPPQELDTTPRAGYGSERVQNGAASVDGTGLGGQFAVPVESESPWHPTSWSWAGDRYCPAAVQSPSQPWGTEMGMKPGVRTLEPSRDVAPAERESGNAASCNVTPENWASLGAAPAPLLSQQSVPSPGEAVGLCDQDPAGLRAAPPTLGCTSLDPTVCGAQRDMAFAPSSPAAPDAPWPNGSAHRAFPYLPHCVGGPPGTPLLRTSPVPCGLAGGSSAFECAVSYQVQETPLARSPETEDYQELSLEATRGPNLFTPVSVPVPGPGEAASKAPPTAFAGATLASAGRPGREGGKTLERKAEPAENARGAGPEDRESMLDLSDARWRDLKRQGYFRLGDKGRTSIKSRIARELRANPELRAQAAAVSGVRSATTKQLYQLAELCGFYDVLPPQFQPPSRPLSDALHGGVSEASQQATAGYSVPPLHAASHQDGLQRLHGSPMHQSLDRVQPAAFPESRLSERSEEALVPLWPSFPSGHGPLHGAVEAHGLQAGGDGREAHATGDGSVPERYFRCLGSVGPTHSLPVDERGEGYAYPSGYGDAQFPTEDREETQAWRLHPREDCLAGLAAGSCHGDEGKEHVGVDGNSLGFPAERFCSSQPRVGEPSRPTDLLRPSRPFQSPAAGTMRLSVSPSLGLPSPRNSGAPRCLEASVSAGVGTQCLSPLSETSLCSTTYSSCLSRATSRSSLGRRAG; encoded by the exons TCCCCGCCCTCGAAGAGCCGCTCCGCCCGGGCGCTATCGCCGCCTGGCGACTTTGACGGCGCCCTACTGCCTCCGCCGCACCCGGCAAGCTTTTTCGAcgccttccctttcgctgcccagcgagacagggaacggTCGAGGAACCTGTCGCCTTCAGGCCCTCCCGGGGGGTCCGCAGGATCTCGGAACGCCCAACCCTGCGCTTCAGACGGTCCAGAAACGCGCCGCGGCGTGCTCGACTCGCCGGCAGCCCTCCACACTGGGTCGGGCTGCGAGGGAGGTTGCGCAGGGGAACAGACTCGACTGGTTTGCATCGCGAGAGCGCCTGGGCGCTCGCCGGCCGACCCGACTCTGTCGGACGGGCCCGAGAAGGCCAGCACGGTGGGAGAAGGCGTGGgccagaaacgcgaaaccgGACTTTCTCTGGAGACCGCGCAAGGCCGTTCCTCCTGGACTCGAATCTTGTACTCGTCCGACGAGCTCCCCGAGACGCCCTCGGTCGCGGCCGTCCCCGGCGACTTCCAGAGAGGACTGGGGGACGGCAGTGCGCCCTTCTCGCTGATGAAACGCACGTTACCAGTTCTCGCCGGTGCACAAACGAGAACGGAAGACCCGGTGGCTTTCCCTCGAACAGCCTGTTCGGACGCCCAAGGATGCCTAGACCTCGGCCTGCTTCCACAGGCCATGTCCAGCGTCGTGACCGATTTGTGTGTCGACAAGGGCCCACGTACCCTCCGGTCCCCGCTTTTCAGTGTATATACAGTGCCGGAGAGCCTACGAGGGAATGCGCAGCGACGCAGCACGAATCCCCATCACGACGCTTCGCAGACTCGCCCGGCAGCGTTTTCTCCCAGCGGGACTTCTTCCCAGTTGGCCGCGCAGCCCAACGCGCGCCATCCGAGCGAAGACAGACCAGCAAGTCATGCCGGCGCCAGCGTCGACGCGCCCGGGAGAAATCTTAAAGGCGGGATGGAACTGGCGGTGGGGGATGGAGGGAACGTTGCGGTCGACACGCCCAGCTACAAGGGGGACCCGGTCTTATCATTTTCTGGATCCCCTGGGTCCGCTTCCCCTGGACTGGCCAGCATTCCTCCGCACACCGCACAGCCCTCTCCGCTACCTTCGGCGTCCCTCCCGACTCCGCCGAAACCACTCGGCCAGGGCTTCCCTATCCTGCATCGCGCActtcttccctccgcctCAGCCCAGGCGCAACCGGCGGGCGAAAACCGGCGTGCTGCTGGAGATGGCCTTCGAGGTTCCCCGCATGCGCAGTCTCTCGCAGGAAATCTTTCGGTTGCCAAAGACCCCTGTGAGGCTTCGGCGCGGCCTCAGCCAGACTTGGAGGCGACAGCGTGGAGTCGAAGTCCCGAGGGTGGCCAGCAGGCCGTACCTGTCTCGCCATCGCCCGCAGTGTCTCCTGTGTACGTGACATCTGGAGCGTTCGCCCAGGTGACGTTGCCAAAGGCTCCTGACGGCCCGGACGCGCATGAAAAAGCTGGCGCGcccgccttttccccccgCGGTACGGACACTCCAGCGTGTGTTCcagcggcgacagcggacCCCCAAACCGCCGCGGGctccggtgtatgtacagtgcccgaggcaggcgagcgtGGCGCCGGGGGGCGTCTCCGGGCGCAGGGTTTGGGGCACGCCGCGGCGGGAATGAGGCTCGACCAGGGGGAGATGGAGGTCGAGGACCCAGAGCCGTCTCCAACGGCGCCTGGAGGGGCGAGGGCGTCCAGACGCAGGCAGACTGGCAGGGTCGGCGCGCACCTtcagacgagagaggagggaggcgaagacaagGGAGACGACTGCGACGTGActcgcgagaggaagcgcgggCGACCGCGGAAGTCCAGTCGTCGCCCCGTCGACTCCCCAGCAGAAGCGGATGAACGCGAAACGAAGAGTGTGGATGATCCCGCAAATCCCGGACCTGTCCCCAGTCTGGAAACACTTCTTCCAAATGCAGGAAGGCCGGGCTTTCCTGACCGCGGCCCTACGCTCGCGTTCGGGATTCCCGCCGGTTCACCCCCTTCCAAGTCCGGCCAACGCCCCGCTCCAATGcctgctctctcgtctcggatggcgcctggagaagaacaggaggcACGCCTGCTCAGCGGCCCCGCGCGTTGTCCGGCACCTGCGAGCGCGCGTCCTGACGCATCACTCCCCGCTGTGCCCTATTTGCTGGCCACGCGATCGACTGCGGATCGGCGCACGGAGGAGCAGAGCTGCGCGGGGCACGGGGCCGAGCTGTCGCCTCCGGCCTGTCAGAGTCCGAGCTGTGGCAGCGCAGGCAGGCTGAGTCGCGAAAAGCGGAGCGGCCCAGACGAGGGACAGGGCGATTGCGCAGCTTCCAGCGTAGCGCGGCTTCCCGGCTGCGGGCATGACGCGTCAGATTCGAGGAAACGGGCGAAAGCGGAGTCAGCAGACGCCGGTGCCGATGCCCCAACTGCGTCTCGTGCGTGCGAGCGTCGCAGGGAGGACGATCGAGCGACAGCGCAGACGCGCGGCATGCCGCTGAACGCAAACCGCgtggaagaggcggcggcacGAGGAAGGActgcagaggcggaagcgacaACAGCCCTTCCTGACGGCGCAGCCGGCCGCCGCACCAGAGAGGAGGCTCACGACTCTCGCGCGGGAGAGGGACAGCGGGCGGCGCGAAATGAAGGCGCGGAACGCCAAGACACTGGGGTGTCTCCTTGGGCTTCGCTCCAAGCTTGCGGCGTCAGGGCGTCCCTGGAGGCTGCCggacaaggagagacaggcgcaggCGTCGAGACGAGGTTGGCAGGCGCGCCTCGCATAGGTGAGAAAGAGCCGCGGCTGATGCCCTCGGGGCCCGGTGCGTTTtcggaggaaggcgacgcatgcatggATCTGTTCGccaacggagaaggcgagtcgCGAGTTGCTACGCGCCTGCCAGGCTGGAATGTGTGCACCTGTGCAGCTCAGACGGGACAGGCCGCGGGCGAAGGTTTCGAGACCGCGTTGTTGGCCCAGTCGGAACTGGCCCACACGTCGCGAGAACACGAAGggcgcttctctgtttccgcggCTACTCTCGTTTCCCACTTGcctgctctgcatgcagaggccgCAGAGCGAGCCGCGGTGGAACTCCGCGACGCGCAAatgctttctctttccgatGCGTTTTCCGACTCAGGCATCCCTCCCTCGCGTGTCACTGGAAACCGGCTTGGCTCTTCCGACGCTTGCGGGCCTGCCGGCTCTTCGGGGTCTGTGGAAAACAGCGCAAAGACCGAGGTCGGACCTGAACGcaagggcgacggcgagaagatggacagaggcgagcaggcggGCGGCGTTTCGAGTCCCGTCTCGAGTTCGCCTGGAAACGCCTTCAGGTGTTTGCAGCGATCCGCCGATTCCCCCGGTGCGCACTCAAGCGCGACGTTGCCGACTGTTCTCGGCGCGgttcgttcctctccttctcggctgCCTCCGTCCCCCACGCACTGCAGTCTGCTCGAGACGGCGGCCCCCGGCGCTTCTGCTGCTCCCTGGGCGTCTCCGATGCTGCCGCCGTGGGCGTGCGATGCGTCCGGAGActcgccgcatgcgcgttCCGGAGGGTCGGAGGAGACGGACTTCGAAGACAGTCAGGAGCAGGAACCGGAAAGGGGGTGCGGACTGCTGGGTGGCGCGCCTTCATCTCTCGGCGACAGCTcacgccgcctctctcccgagTCAGGGAAATGCCGCGAACTCCCAGCATCCGCCGCGGAGACTGGCGACGCACCGTGTCCGTCtaggaagagacgcgcgtgtgtgcagagagaggaccaCGGTTCTCGGGCAGTCCGACGCCGCAGCGGAAAGCGGGAGGCGAGACCCGACGGCGGGCGGAGCTCGCAGACTGGCCATCAGCAtggcggagacgccagccTAGCCTCAGAGGTGACGGCAGGTCGCCTGGTGTTGGGCGAACTGGACGAGGCGCAGAGCAACTGCGACTCTCCGACGGAAGAGGCACCAACCGGATGTGCCGACGCGCGTTGCTGTGATGTCGTTTCGCAGCCGCGCCTGATGCACGTCGCGCAGGAACCAGTGGCCGAGTGTCCTAGCACCGCGTCCCTGCTGTGTAGACACCCGGCGTGCGCTCTCAGTTCGGACGGCGACGGGAGCGCGCACGGAGGCGTTTTAGAGAGAGACCGCCTAGGgaacaggcgagaagagaggagccgaCACCGGGGGTCGGTGGGCACGAGCAGTCGAACTCGTGTGGCGAGTCTGACCGGAAGCCGCGAAAGTTGCCGCGGCGCAGCGAGTggaaccgaagaagagacaccgagcTGCTCCGACTCCGGGGCgccgggagacagcgacccCGCGACGCGCGACCGTGGAGACAGCGCATCCGTCGAGGGCGCGACGGCGCTCTCGTCGTTGCCTGCGTCGGGACGACACCGGAAAACGAAGTTGGCCGACTgtgaaggagacacacgcgtgAAGCGGCGAGGAATCACTCTTAGAAGCGGCGGTATGGCGAGCGAAGCACAGCCTGAAGACGGATCGGTGGGGGCCGCTGGAATCGCCGCGACAGGCGAGTCGCGCctgcgcgaaggcgacagggagTTGCAGATGTCGATGGACGCGTGCACCTGGTCACCTGACGCGAGCGTCTTTGGAAAGCTAACGGCGCTGCCGTGTGTGCCCAGGTGCCTGGAGGGAGCGACGCCTTCGCCAACTTTCCAGTGCGCCCAAGGCCTGGCGCAGAGTGGAACCGCGGAGCTGGGCGACCGTCCGGGGCCTacgggagaggcggccgCCGCTGCGTTTGTGGGTTGCTTGGTGGACGGAGCAGCCgagggagcgcgagagaagagcccTTCGAGTGCGGGGTCGCCTTTTGCGACTGCGTCAGTCGAACCGAGCACTGCCGACTGCACCCCAGTGGGGCGCGACCCTCTCGAGctggggacggagacacagtCCGTGAAGGCCTTGGAAGAGCTGAGCCGCAGTGTCGGCACACGGGAGCCCGGGCCGGATTCCGGCGGCGGCCGTTCCAAGTCCCCGGCCTCTCGAGCAGCGTCTCCCGGTGTTCGCCAGAGCCCCGATTGTGTCGCCAAATCAGGTGAGACGCCTGCCGCGCGCCACGTTGCGGCCTCCCTCCCATGCCTTCCGTCCCCGAGTTCAGCGTGGCCCGGCCCAGGCGATCcagagacgggcgaggacgagggcgcgCAGCGGCTGAAGGCTTCGGACTTGGAGCCGGTGCCTCCGCGGCCGGGAAGTCTAGGTCCGCGAGCAGCGGGGCCGCAGCCGGTGTCAGGGGGTGCGTGCTATCCCAGCGCGCTTTGCTGCCTTCCCCGAAGCGCCGCCGTCTTTATGGGCGCGAACGGGACGCCGGCCCTCAACTCCCAGGCGTCAcccttcctcggcgtcgacCGGGAGACGAATGCCGTGCAAGGGGCGTGCACCTGGGTACACCGAGACGAAGGGAAGCATGCGCGCGACTTGCCGTCTCTCGAGTCCATGGAGACAACTGCAGGTTCCGGCTCAGAGGAGCCGAAAGCTGCTGAAGGGCGGCCGGTCGCAGGCCTACCCGGCGTGTTTCCAACTGGATGCGAGGCATACACCCCGCCGCAAGAACTGGACACGACGCCGCGTGCAGGCTACGGCAGCGAAAGGGTCCAAAACGGCGCAGCGTCTGTCGACGGGACGGGTCTCGGCGGCCAGTTCGCAGTGCCGGTGGAGAGCGAGTCCCCTTGGCATCCGACGTCCTGGTCTTGGGCCGGGGACAGATACTGCCCCGCGGCCGTCCAGTCGCCTTCTCAGCCGTGGGGCACAGAGATGGGAATGAAGCCCGGTGTACGGACACTGGAGCCAAGTCGGGACGTGGCGCCTgcggaaagggagagcggAAACGCAGCGAGTTGTAACGTGACGCCCGAGAACTGGGCGAGCTTGGGtgccgcgccggcgccgctcctctcgcagCAGTCCGTCCCTTCCCCTGGCGAGGCTGTAGGGCTCTGTGACCAGGATCCGGCGGGTTTGCGTGCGGCCCCGCCGACGCTCGGCTGCACGTCACTCGACCCCACTGTCTGTGGAGCGCAGCGCGATATGGCTTtcgcgccgtcctctccggCCGCTCCTGACGCCCCGTGGCCGAACGGCAGTGCTCACCGCGCCTTTCCGTATTTGCCCCACTGTGTCGGAGGGCCTCCTGGGACGCCGCTGCTTCGGACCTCGCCGGTCCCCTGTGGACTGGCGGGAGGCTCGTCAGCCTTCGAGTGCGCAGTTTCCTACCAAGTCCAAGAGACGCCACTCGCTCGCTCGCCAGAGACGGAGGACTATCAGGAGCTCTCCCTGGAGGCAACGCGAGGGCCGAACCTGTTcacgcctgtctccgtgcctGTTCCTGGACCTGGTGAGGCAGCCTCGAAAGCCCCGCCCACCGCGTTCGCTGGCGCAACTTTGGCGAGCGCCGGGCGGCctggacgagaaggcggcaagacactcgagagaaaagcagagccggcagagaacgcgagggggGCGGGGCCGGAGGACCGCGAGAGCATGTTGGACTTGTCAGACGCCAGGTGGAGAGACTTAAAGCGCCAGGGCTACTTTCGGCTGGGAGACAAAGGCCGGACGTCCATCAAGTCGCGCATCGCCAG AGAGCTCCGCGCAAATCCGGAACTCCGTGCCCAGGCAGCTGCAGTCTCAGGCGTGCGCTCGGCGACGACGAAACAGCTGTACCAACTGGCGGAA CTCTGCGGGTTCTACGACGTCCTCCCTCCTCAGTTTCAGCCCCCGTCGCGGCCGCTGTCCGACGCTTTGCACGGCGGTGTCTCGGAGGCATCGCAGCAGGCAACCGCGGGGTACTCGGTCCCTCCCCTGCATGCCGCGTCGCACCAGGACGGCCTCCAGAGGCTCCACGGCTCGCCGATGCACCAGAGCCTAGACCGGGTTCAGCCTGCGGCCTTTCCCGAAAGTCGACTCTCGGAACGGAGCGAGGAGGCACTCGTGCCGCTGTGGCCCTCTTTCCCGTCGGGCCACGGACCGCTCCACGGCGCAGTCGAGGCTCACGGACTCCAAGCTGgaggcgacgggagagaggcgcacgccACTGGAGACGGCAGTGTCCCAGAGCGTTACTTCCGCTGTCTGGGGTCTGTGGGGCCGACCCACAGTCTCCCTGTggacgagcgaggcgaaggctACGCGTACCCCTCCGGCTACGGCGACGCGCAGTTTCCCACGGAAGACCGCGAGGAGACCCAAGCCTGGAGGCTCCACCCCAGAGAGGACTGTCTTGCCGGCCTTGCGGCGGGCAGCTGCcacggcgacgaaggcaaaGAGCACGTGGGAGTCGACGGGAACTCGCTGGGGTTTCCCGCGGAGCGTTTCTGCTCCAGCCAGCCAAGAGTCGGTGAGCCGAGTCGACCGACCGACTTGCTGCGGCCGTCGCGCCCGTTCCAGTCCCCGGCGGCCGGCACGATGCGTCTCAGTGTGTCGCCGTCCCTGggtctgccttcgcctcgcaaTTCAGGCGCGCCGAGGTGTCTCGAGGCCTCCGTTTCGGCCGGCGTCGGGACCCAGTGTCTGTCGCCCCTGTCAGAAACGAGTCTCTGCAGCACCACGTACTCCAGTTGCCTGAGTCGCGCGACCAGCCGAAGCAGCCTCGGCCGGCGTGCTGGCTAG
- a CDS encoding putative RNA-binding protein: protein MAFTSAPLNRVPSRVLPYALSGVYVHPKTVCRLVASPRLSSVSSSSLFSAPLSGPTSLSSLSSSASHPVTAFPRHFSSAIPPANSAALADPLPATPTPPAVFESLSSSTASSSGAVSSAKDARKNVEEIATMERYEAAVYDESHKKPIICLFFARFSLQSKVLLQPFLDFAASASNNATFFLVDCDRVPRAAYHARVENVPSIVVMKGDDAFRQTITDAVGVKTAGELIQEARGALEQVVRLDQLEGGTKLQPGVSSYTHHIGVDNLNVYRKGWPVA from the exons ATGGCGTTCACGTCCGCTCCCCTCAACCGGGTTCCCTCCCGTGTGTTGCCGTACGCGTTGtctggggtgtatgtacacccgaagACCGTGTGTCGGCTGGTCGCCTCGCCTAGGCTGTCGTcagtctcgtcttcgtctttgttTTCCGCGCCGCTTTCCGGTCCgacttcgctctcttctctgtcttcttctgcctcgcatCCTGTTACTGCTTTTCCCCGCCACTTTTCCTCCGCGATTCCGCCGGCCAACTCAGCAGCTTTGGCGGATCCGCTCCCTGCCACGCCTACACCGCCTGCCGTGTTTGagtccctttcttcgtcgactgcgtcgtcctctggGGCTGTCTCCAGCGCCAAGGATGCGCGCAAAAATGTAGAGGAAATTGCCACCATGGAACGGTACGAAGCTGCGGTGTACGACGAGAGCCACAAGAAACCGATcatctgcctctttttcgcgcgctTTTCGCTTCAGAGCAAAGTTCTTCTTCAGCCGTTCCTCGATTTCGCCGCGAGTGCCAGCAACAATGCaactttcttcctcgtcgactgCGACCGCGTCCCCAGAGCTGCGTACCATGCACGG gtAGAGAATGTCCCAAGCATCGTCGTGATGAAGGGCGACGATGCGTTCCGCCAGACCATAACCGACGCGGTCGGCGTCAAGACA GCTGGGGAGTTGATTCAGGAGGCGCGGGGTGCACTCGAACAGGTGGTCCGACTCGATCAGCTGGAGGGAGGCACGAAGCTGCAGCCAGGAGTCAGTTCGTACACGCACCACATCGGTGTCGACAATTTGAATGTGTATCGCAAGGGCTGGCCGGTGGCCTAA